The Candidatus Woesearchaeota archaeon genomic sequence GAGCCGCATGTACGAAAGGATGTTGCTGAAAATGGCAGGAATTTCAACCAGCCCTTTGGCGCCTTCGCCGAGGTAAATCATCACTATCCCCATGCCCAGCAGGGCGAATCCTGCAAAGGGGCTTAGTGCAATGGTGCCGCCGTAGCTCAATGCCAGCACCGCGACGCCTGCTTCCATCACCATCCAGCTGATTTTTTCAAGGAACGCGTGCATGAATCCATGCTCAAACAGGATATTGAAAAAGCCGATGAGGAGCGCGAGGTTGAGATGAATCAATCCAACAATGGCGCCGATAACCAGTACGGATAGCACTTTGAACTTGCCAATCTGCACATGCCCCTGCACTCTGCTGATAAGCCGCGGAAAATCAGCGACATTTTCAACGCCATGCGCCATTTTCACCGCATGGGTTGGCAGGCAGAGCCCTATGCTGCATAGTTTTTCTCCCGTTTCCACGCTGACGTGCTCAAATCCAAAATATTCACCAAACATAAACCCAAATCCAATCGTTATAATCGCGGAAAAAATCATGATGTTGAGCAGCGCGCGCGCACTTGGCATTTTTGCGCGCAGTGCGAGGAACAAGAGAAGCGTGACAATTCCATAGCCGACATCACCGAGCATAAACCCAAAAAATAACGGGAAGGTTATGAACATCATAATCGACGGGTCAATCTCGCGGTAATTTGGCAGTTCATAGAGCCGGAGAAAAAACTCATACGGCTTGACGAGAATATTATGCCGGAACTTGATAGGGATGTTGTCATGCTCTTCGAGCGGCTCATCGATGATGTGGATGCTGTTGTTTGTTGTTTTCTTCAGCTCATCAACGACCTGCACCAACTGTTCCGTGGGAATCCAGCCGCGAATGGTGAATGATTTTTTTGTTTCGCCGAAGTTGAGCGGGACTTCTGCTTTTTTTGTCTCTTCCGTTAGCATGCGCTCATTTTCGACGAGGAATCCCACCTGCTCGCGCTTTATTTTGTTGAGGTTGAGCTGCGCCGCATTGCGCTGGGTTGTTGCTTTGCTCAAGTGCGCGTGCAGTTCACTAAGCTGTTCCGTTATCTTTTTTCTGCTCTCAAACGCCGGCGCAAGGTCAATATCAATAAATCCAAACGGCGCCAGGGCATCGCGCAGCGCAGCAATTTTTTCTTTTTCTGCATACAGCGCAAGAAGGTGCTTGTGTTCTGTTTTTGACGTTATCAGTTCGTGTTTTGCCGTGACCGCGTGAATTGCGGCTTTGACCGGTGCGATGTCGGTTGTGCCATCGAGTTCGCCGATGAGCCGGCCGAGGTGCTTGGAGTCCTGCAGCAGCTCCTTGGAAATCTGCAGTTTTCTAAGCAGGTCGAGGATGCGGATTTTTTCCGTGAGCAGGGTTATCTGGGTGCCGGCTGTTTTGATGGAATCAGTCAGTGCAAGGGTATCGTCATAAATCTGGCGGCATTTTCTGCCGAGCTCGTACTGGTCTTTTTCTCCCTTTCCGGTGTACTGCATGCGTATGCTTTTTTCAATGTCCAGCAATGACAGCAATGCGCGGATTTTGACGAGAATTTCAGCCAGCTTTTCCGAACGCTCCAGCGGCTTGCCGATGTCAAGGTCGTCGGTTTTCTGGTGCGGCTCAATGTGATACATCCCCAGCTGGTATAATTTCTGGATGACGCGCTCCATGTACGTTTTGGGGCAGACAATAGATATCTTCGACATTGGTTCTGGCGTTATCATGGTCGTGGTTCTACGGATTCCTTGAATTTTTTCAGAATGAGCGCTTCGGCTTTTTTCAGTTGTCCTTCGGCACGGCGCTCGAGTGCGGCGATTGTTTGGGCTGCCGCGTCAAGAATCCGCTGTTTTTTTTCATCAATTTCTTTTTCACGCTGGTGGAGAAATGCGTCCTGCTCATCGTCTATTTTTTTTTGAGCGTCAGAAATAAGCTGCAGCGCATCATGGCGCGCTTTTTCAAGAATTTTCCCTTTATCTTTCTGCGCCTCTGCGATGATGTCATCAGCTTTCTTTTCTGCTTCAATTACTTTCTTGACTGCGGTAATCAATCTGATTCACCCTTGGTCGCATTTTTCTCTTATATGCTCTCGTTTTTTCCCATTGTTTATAAAGTTTTATGTTTTAAATTTAATTTTAAATTTAAACAGCTTTATAAACGATCACCGCCGCGAGCGGCACAACCTTAAACACCACAAACCGCATAAGCCACGCGGTTATTTCTTGGCGGTGTTTTTCATATCCTTCTTTTCCGAGCGTCGCCGCTTTATAAATGCTCATCAACCCGATGCTGAAACCGATAACCAGAAGAAGTGTTTCGAGTCGGGAGAATCGCATCAGTTCAGCGACGAGAAGGAAACTAAAAAATAGCAGCCACCCGACGATTTCAAGTGGGGTTATGCGTTGTCGGGAGAGCGGGGAGGGGAGCAGTGAGGAACGCATGGAGTCTGCACCAATCGGTATCTTTAAATACTTTTATGCACCTCGCCAACACCATGGACCTGACCAACCTGACCTACATCAAATACGTTCTCATATTTGTCATCGGCGTGATTGCCGGGCGGTTTTCCATGGCAATCCAGTACGCGTTCATGGAGAAAAAAGCGGATAAACAAAAAGAATCCACTCTCAAGAAAAACAAAAAAACTAATGCCGCTTAATCAAATTGCAGTTCTCATCCACTTCAACAAAATGATTTGCTTTGCCACGTATGAAATCAGCGCACTGGTTTTCGGGTTTGTCATCAATCGGCTGCCGCGGATAATGCGCACTGTCGCACACCCAGTCCTCGACAAACGGCGTGCCATCGCTCAAGCACGGCCCTGCACTTAGTTTTTCCCCTTGTTTTTTGGCAGCGTTGCACAACTCCATGCACTGCGCAATGACATGATTACTCACGTCCGGCGGCAGGGATGCTTGTGCCGTTATGTCGTTGGTGTTTGTTTTTTCTTCAACCGTGGGTGTTGTTGTACAACCCATGACCAGAACGACGAAGATACAAAAGAGGATCAGGAGTTTTTTCATATTCTCTTTGTATCCTATTTTCTATAAAAATTTTTTGAAAAAACTCAAAGAATAACTCTCTCAGTATATACTCCTGTTCCTGCATCGGCATGCATTGTTCGTACTTCAGTTCCCGGAGGCAGATACGGCGTTAAGACCGATCGTCCTTCTTCTTTTATCCCAGTTCTATCTCCGCGCCGTACGCACCATTGGCTCGTGTCTAAACTCATTTGAACATAAAATTGGTTCACAGCACTTTGGAGGATTGCAGCAGTCCCTTCCTGATCCTGTGCTTCAATGAGCACAGCGAATCCCGGAATGAACACACAGTCACGCATACTTCCTGATCCGGGCGGCAACAGCCGCGCTCCCTGATGAAATTGTACACCAACGTGATGGGACGAGCCAGTATATGTACAAATGCCGCCATACTCTTCAGGAAAGAGTTTTACATCTATTCCTGTTCCGTGATACTGTTTCGGCAGCCCTTCCAGATATGCGCGTGCCTGCTGTTCCCCAAATTCCATATATCTTTGTTTGTTGCGAAAGGATGCCCACTCACCCCGATTCGCAACAACGTCTGGAAGCAAAAAAAGAACTATAGTCTCAACACTCTCTGGGATTTTTGCGGTGCGCGCTGCTGCCGGTGCCATATGGTTCTGCATGAGGAGGTTATTAATATATTTTTATATTCTCCAACCAAAAAGAAAAACTTAATAAATCTCTTCATCTCCCCCCATCCCATGAAAAAGAAGGGCGAGATGCAGCAAGTTTTCATGTACATTCTCGGCGTCGTAATCATGGGCCTTCTTTTATTGTTTGCCTACCGTGGCATCAAATCAATCATGGTCACGTCGGAAAACGCAGACATTGAAAAATTCAAGACCGACTTCACCAACCTGATTGACGAAATGTCAGCATTCGGCAGAGGAAGAGTAGATACTATCACCGCACCGGCGAATTATGCCAAGCTGTGCCTCATTGACCAGACCAGTTTTCTTGACCCCACCAGTATCCTTCCGACTGGTGTTGATGTTGTTGACGTATCGGTTGCTGCCAAGTCTGACAACACGGTCTACCTTGTTTCAGCCGACGGCTCAACCGTGGAAGCGTTCAAAACAAAGCCGATGACGGTTGTCAACAGCGCAAACCAATTCAAAAACACCTGCTTCGACATCAGCCTCGGAAAAATAAAGCTCAACTTCCAAGGCCAGTCCAAATTCACGATTGTCAAAGAAGTGAAGGAAGCGTAATTCTATGATTATTCTATATCGTTAATGGTTTACCTTAGTCGGCAACCCATTTCCACGGAAGGTATATAAATCACCTGCCTTGTGCCTTGTTTTTATGCCTAAACCAATGGTTGTTTTGCCGACCGACCGCGAGATACAGCGGTTGGTTGAAATCAGTGTACTGGTCAATCATACTGGTTCTGAAGAACGCCCTCTCCATACACGAATCAAAGACGCACTTGCTGATGCAGCGAAATACCGGGAAATAAAAGAACTGCGCGAACAGGGTGTACTGCCAGCTGAATTATCTCGGCGTTTTGGCATTT encodes the following:
- a CDS encoding V-type ATP synthase subunit I translates to MITPEPMSKISIVCPKTYMERVIQKLYQLGMYHIEPHQKTDDLDIGKPLERSEKLAEILVKIRALLSLLDIEKSIRMQYTGKGEKDQYELGRKCRQIYDDTLALTDSIKTAGTQITLLTEKIRILDLLRKLQISKELLQDSKHLGRLIGELDGTTDIAPVKAAIHAVTAKHELITSKTEHKHLLALYAEKEKIAALRDALAPFGFIDIDLAPAFESRKKITEQLSELHAHLSKATTQRNAAQLNLNKIKREQVGFLVENERMLTEETKKAEVPLNFGETKKSFTIRGWIPTEQLVQVVDELKKTTNNSIHIIDEPLEEHDNIPIKFRHNILVKPYEFFLRLYELPNYREIDPSIMMFITFPLFFGFMLGDVGYGIVTLLLFLALRAKMPSARALLNIMIFSAIITIGFGFMFGEYFGFEHVSVETGEKLCSIGLCLPTHAVKMAHGVENVADFPRLISRVQGHVQIGKFKVLSVLVIGAIVGLIHLNLALLIGFFNILFEHGFMHAFLEKISWMVMEAGVAVLALSYGGTIALSPFAGFALLGMGIVMIYLGEGAKGLVEIPAIFSNILSYMRLGAVGLASVGLAVVVNENLAIPFFEKGGIFTVLAILILIIGHVINIALGVLGPFLHALRLHYVEFFSKFYQGGGVSYLPFGAREEEA